The Branchiostoma lanceolatum isolate klBraLanc5 chromosome 1, klBraLanc5.hap2, whole genome shotgun sequence genomic sequence GGGGACAACCTTGCCGCACGCACGTTGTCGGTGTCGAGAAGGGAGATAGGTCTTCTATTCTTGGGGTCTAGTTCGCCCCCCTTCTTCGGTAGCAATCTCACTACACCGTATTTTTGGCTATGGGAGAGTTCCCCATCCTCGAAGACCTCGTTAAACACACTCGGGAAGTCATCGGCAACCGAATACCAGAATGTTGTGTAGAACTCTTTCGGGAGTCCATCACTTCCCGGACATTTGTTATTCTCCATGCTACGAACAGAGTTGAAGAACTAATCTGGGGTGAGGGGGGTTTCCAGTAGCTGGGCCTCCTCTGGATCCAAAATGTTTTCGAGGTTGTTACATAACTGATCGGAAGCAACCGGATCTACTGGCTCTTCCGCAAACAGTTCCTCATAAAATTGTCTAAACACCTCTGAGATATCGCCGTCCTCATGGACGACTTAATTGCCCAGCCGAGTCTCGTACGGCTGAAATTCTCTTCTTTCTGCCATTAGAAGCAGCCTGCTTTATAAAGAAGGATGTGCACTTCTCTCCTTCCTCAAAGTGCTTGATGCGCGACCGCACAATGGCACCCAGTGCTTCGGAAGTTTCCAGTGCGGCGAGGGCATCCTTTGTAGACTGGTACTGCCTAAGGATGTCGGGAGAGACAGCATCAGCGTTAAGTTGGTTGGTGAGATCACCCAAAAGATTGTTCAGTTGGTAGCGAGCTTCTCGTTTTTCTTTAGCTATTCGACAAGAGTGCTTGATGAGCAAGAGGCGGGTTCGTTCTTTAACGTCATCCCACCAGGATCTTAAGGTTGGGAAACCCGGCTTTAATGTCCGCCAGTCCTTGTAGGAAGGAGAAAAATCCAACTGGACATCTTTGTCTTTTAGAATAGAAATATTACATTTCCATGTGGAAGTTCTCTTTTTGGGCGTTTGGAGAACTTCCATTTTGACACAGTCGTGGTCAGTAAAGTAAGCAGGTAGAAAGGAGTGACCCGAAACAGATAGGCCTCTGGACGAGTATAATCTATCCAGGCGGCAAGCTACAGTGTAATCCCCCAGGCGCCAGGTATACACCCAGGCGTCCGGGTTGAGCTTCCGCCACGAGTCATATAAATCGTGACTCTCACAGAGGTGTTTCAGCTCTTTTGACCCTCCAGAGCTGCGCGGTTGGGGTTTCCGCCTCTCTTGTCGATGTTTGGACATTCGATGCAATTGAAATCCCCACACAGAATAGTGGGATCTGTGTGTGAGAGGAACTTGTTCAGGCTGCGGAAAATGTGGATCTTTCCGCAGCCTCATTCGGGGCATAAATGTTGCTAATCCTTAAAGATCGAGCACCGTCCGACAGGACGGCAAACACCACTGGTTGTCTAGCTGCAGTTTGCTAGCGTATGACGTAGGACAACGACGGGCAATGTGGCCCTCCTTGTGGCAGTTATTGCACATAATGTCGTTCGTACATTCGGAAGCGATATGACCAACAGTCTAGCACTTGTTACAGAACAGGACTGTACAGTTTGCTACTTCATGCCCTTCCTGATGGCATTTCAAGCAGGTTCGCACTTGGCCTACATAACGGAAAAGACTAGCCTGCCATCGGCCATCCTCCAAGAGGATGGGATGTTGACACCCGGTTTCAGTACTATCTTGTGCTGCCTATTGCCATTCCTTATTGACGGCTTGTCCCTGTACGTTACCATAATTCTAGAGTACTGTACTTGTCCGTACCGGGACAGCCAGGTACGTACATGGTTATCATCGAACTCAAAAAAGTCTGACTGTGGATTTGCCCGCTGATGATGTTACTGTCCTCCACCATTGTCTGCCTGCTTTCGCTCGTGGGCTGTGCCAAGCTGCTGGTCGGCCTGTAGTTTCTTGTGGAACTGATACCACTTATACATTTGTTTGTACGTGAAACTTTTGAAGGGACCGATCCCGTAGGTGCAGGAGTCGATGTTGGTTGCGGGAAGTGGTTGACATACTTCAGCAGGTAGTCCTTCAGCCAACGCTCCTGAATGTCGACCTTGTAGCCATGAGTACGTACCTTCTTCACGTGCTCGTCAACCAagctgtaaaacaaaatcagtGTCAGAAGTATACTGAATGGCTCTCTGTCCTATATTAACATGAAAAAGTCTCAAGGTTTCATTTTTTTACGAGTGAACTTATATCAGTAGTAATAGGTGATacgattatctccatgaaaaatggagatattgttttgggcgtgtatgtctgtgtgtctgtgtttccggactattgtagtcagcataactcaggaacttctggatggattacgatgatatttgctatgtgggtaggtgttgggtagACAATGGTTAGGGCAAATTTAGggcccctggtatatgaccttggtattgcaatagaacttctgttttttctatcttttgacctgggcgtTTCgaagtcttgattttttggtggcagatagcttgtgatgtaatgaagacatggtgtgggtttggggctcctagcagcttgctctggaactgcaggggcgtcgtCAACACAGTCAACTGACCGTTACTACACAACATTTCAACACAATGTGGGTAATGATAGTGTATTACACAGTAAAGTGATGGTTTAAAAATACAAAAGTTAGCTGGTTGACTTGTGCATTATAGCAGTGGTACACATATCACTGACCTACTGCTGCGTCCAAGCTCTTTGCAGCTTGGGTGAGGTACGAATCATCGTCCCAGCTTGGGTCGTGGTCGGCTGGGTTGAAAGACTGGCTTGTGGAAGGTTGTGGTTCAGCTCCTTGCTTCCGGGTGGACTGGCTTGTGGAAGGTTGTGGTTCAGCTCCTTGCTTCCGGGTGGACTGGCTTGTGGAAGGTTGTGGTTCAGCTCCTTGCTTCTGGGTGGATTGCTAAAAACACAGTTTGCACCACTGAACAATAGCAAtgactatatacatatatattgctGCACCACATATTCAAACATCTCATAAAAGCTCTATTGTGTCATCATTTACAACTGAGATCTTCCTTACCTCATCCTTGTCCTTCTGGAGGATGTACTACCGAACCTCTTCATTGGCCTACTGGTGATGTCTTCTTCCTTCATTGACAGCCACCTACGAACGGCCAGGTGGGCTTCCTCTGCCTGCTTTCGCTCCTGGGCTGTGCCAAGCTGCTGGTCGGCCTGTAGTTTCTTGTGGAACTGATACCACTCatacatttgtttgtatgtaaaaCTTTTGAAGGGACCAATCCCGTAGGTGCAGGAGTCGATGTTGACCTCCAGGTGAGAGGACACCTGCGGGAAGTAGTTGACATACTTCAGCAGGTAGTCCTTAAGCCACCGGTCCCGGATGTCGACTTTGTGGCCAACAGCACATACCTACTTCACGTGCTTGCCAACCAagctgtaaaacaaaatcagtGTCAGAAGTATACTGAATGGCTCTCTGTCCTATATTTACATGAAAAAGTCTCAAGGTTTCATGGTGGCATTTTCTTACGAGTGAACTTATATCAGTAGTAATAGGTGATATCATTACTTACTGCTTCACGTAGCTAACATCATTTTCCAACAGCCActtgaatgtcttttttttctgtaatgcCCGAAGATGAGTACAAGTTGTCCGAGGTACTGTACCTCCGTTGGCTTTGTTCTGTGACAGCGTCTCTTGGCTGCAACATAAATAAGACTTCAGATTTTCACTACCGAAACACTAAACATTACACACCATCCACATAACAATCATAAATGTATTGCTGTTATTTTGTTTTAGCTCGAGGTAATCTCTTGAAGGGCTGTATCCTCCTTCTCCGTCAATGGCATGGCACTGTCTCTCTTGGCATCGTTGGCCTTTTGAGTTGGAATAAGCTTACACTGCTGGCGGTCTGCCTGAACGCTGACATCCTGGATGGACAAGGCTGACAGCAGGGGATCCGCCATGGCGCCCCCTCCCCTGTTGTTTACGTTCAGGTTTTCGTCACCGACACACGAAACTAATACACAGAAAGAAACAGGACTAAGCCTGCTTAAAGGACATTTCAAGGGCTTCAGCTACATGGAAACAGTAGATAAATATATAGGGTAAAAGCCGTGATATCGAAAGGTTTCAGATCAGACGATGCGCACCCCTACGTAGTTTACATCATGTTTGGCTCCATACCGAAGGAATACTACAGCATGGGATAATACGCGACTACATTCGTTAGATCTGCATTTTAAGAGCTTCGTTTTCATGGACACAAAATTCAGGTCAGCCAACTTGAAGTCGAGATATGTCGGAATAACGACAATAAGCTGacgagaccccccccccccctgctatATCATGTTAATGTACGGCACACATTCATGTCGATTTCGGACATTTTCTCAGCTTAACGGCTGATTCAGATTGACAAGATGCGTTCCTTACCTTCCAAATGAAACTCTGGCGGTGGCCAGTTATTTCTTCCCGCAGATGTTTATAGATTACGAGAGGTCATCTACAAGTATCCCCATGACCCCACCGGCCAGCGGTACGTTGTTTACATCAAGTTTAACCCCACGCCGATGGAAAAATACGGCATGGAAGAAAACGTGACTAATGTCGATGGATCTCCATTTCAATGGCTTTCATTCTGTGGAAACCAAATTCAAATCGGTCAAGTTTGAGCCGAGACATGTCAGAATCCCGGCGAGAAGATGatgagcccccctcccccctatgTTATATGTATGCTAACGTACGACAGGCAGGCTTTCTCGTTGATTTTCGAGATTTTCTCGACTCGCATCCCACCCAAACTAACAAGATCTGTTCCTTACCTGCTTCCAACTGCAACTCGGTACGTAATCTGCTGCTTCTCGGCGATTGACGGACAAAATCCTTCAAAAAACAGCTCGGTTAGCGAGTGCCCGAGTAATGGCGGCCGGCCGGCCGGCAAAATTCAATCCGGGGCTGCTGTGTGACGCAAGCTGGACTGTCGGCCAACGGGAAGCTAGGAAAGCTGGACTCAAAGCTGGACTCGCGGCCAATGAGAACGCTGGAAAGCTGGACTTCATCGCACAAAAACTGTTTGGGGGCGGTGGAACGCACCGTAGTGCAATGCAGTGCAGCAAGTCCAGCATTTTCCCCATCTATTTGCATGCATTTTAGCGTCTTAAATTTGATTTctattttcttatcattatcaCGAAAGCTGTATCTTATGAGGAAATATCCACTTCTTCTATATGTCAAGTATTTAGAACACCATATAACAGTCGCATAGAGATTTAATAGGGTGTTTTCCCCccaaatgtacaatatttacaacaaTGTGCAATATTtacaacaaatgtacaatatttacaacaaatgtacaatattgacaacaaatgtacaatattcACGAGGTCCAATATGGACTACAAATACGGAAACTTTTTACAAGGTATCTACGTGTACTACTGTCTACACAGACAGTTTGTCCACCTCGGACTTGAAGTGTCCCTTAACTCCATGCGGGCTAGGGCCTTGCAGGTTGACTTCTTTGTTACTTCACATAAGTTCTTGGCCTTGTATTTTCTTTGCCCTTGGGTACACTGCCCACACGGAGAACAGTTGATTCTTCTAATCCTTCCCTTTTTAAGCTAATTCAACAGTCACTACAGTTTCCTGGGACATCTTCCTCTTGAAGAAAGCTGATCTTCCCATGGAAGAGGTAGATGGGAACTGCACAGAGGTAGGGGTAGGGGTCATGATGTATGCTGGAACTGCACTGGATGTTGAAGCCCGAGGCACAAAGTGCTCAATACTGGATTCAACACCCTTGTGCCTGCCAGACTGGGGATGAGTTTGTATTcagcctgtgtgtctgtgtgaggtAGAAAGAACTGTTGGCAGTTCAGGGGCTGGTGGTGCTTCCTGGGTTGAAAAGCTCTGCTGGCGAGGTATCATGCATGGCCAGCCCCTGATTGGTCACATTTTGCCTGGCCAGGGCCTCCTAGTGACGCATGATGAACTCCCTCACGCCCTTGTTGTTATTAATGTTAATCTTGAGCAGAGGGCTCCAAGCTTGCTCAGTACCGGGTCGTCCACCATCTCTCTTTGCTGCAGGCGGAGGTACAGCTGGGTGATTTGGTTCTTCCGTGGAGTTCCTGTTGACGTACTGTAAGGCGATGGTGACAGCCACAACTGCTTCACCACACAGTACATCAACCGACTGTTCTTGTAGTCAATGAGGTGAACAGGGGCACTCTTCTTTCCAAACTTCAGCCGTTGGACCAGAGCAGCTTGCACTGGATCCCCCTTTGTCCGACCAAACAAAGGGTTCCCCCATCGCGCCCGGTACATGGAATGGAACTGGTGGACGTTTCTGTCGTGGAGCTCAAGGTTGTTCAAACATCCATGCAAGGTTGTTCCAagctgtaaaacaaaatcagtGTCATAAATATACTGAATGGCTCTCTCAGTCTCTGTCCTATTTACATGAAAATATCTCAAGGTTTGATGGTGACATTTTATTACAAGTAAACTTATATAATTATCAGTAATAATAGGTGATATTATTACTTACTACTTCACGTACCTAACGTCATTTTCCAACAGCCACTTGAATGTCTTGTTTCTGTAATGCCCGAAGATGAGTACAAGTTGTCCGAGGTACTGTACCTCCGTTGGCTTTGTTCTGTGACAGCGTCTCTTGGCTGCAAGATAAACAAGATTTCAGCTATTCACTACCAAATCACACAGGGATGGCAAGTACATTTCCATTACTGAACATTACACACCATTCACATAACAATCATGCTAGTAAGTGTATTGCTGTTATTTTGGTTTAGCTCACCTTCTTGAAGGGCTGTttcctcattctgcatcactggCCAAGGCGTTGTGTCTTTCTTGGTCTTTTTGGCCTCTGGAGCTGGAATAAGCTTACACTGCTGACGGTCTTCCTGAACGCTGACATCCTTGATGGACAAGGCTGGCAGCAGGGGATCCGTCATGGCGCCCCTTCCCCAGATGTTTACGTTCAGGTTTTGGTCACCGACACAACGAAACTAAAGCCTGCTTAAAGGGTTTCAACTACATGGAAACAGTAGATAAATATGTAGGGCACAAGCCGTGATATCGAAAGGTTTCAAGCGATCAGGCgatgcgcccccctcccacccctacGTTGTTTACATCATGTTTGGCCCAATGCCGATGGAAAACTACAGCATGGAATGAAACGCGACTTCACTCGTTAGTTCTCAACTTCAAGGGCTTCGTTTTCGTGGACACAAAATTCAGATCGGCCAAGTTTGAGTCGAGATATGAGAGGTCATCTATAATTTAGTATCCCCATGACCCCACCGGCCACCAGTGCGTTGTTTACATccggtaaggggaaaaccctgtataggtacccgtacccgtataggtccctgtataggtataccattataccccatttggggccccaacaagccaggaaacacgctatgacggccgccatatggggcacccagaacggctgtttttttacggtctccacattgatataagacacagacagttgactatactcggtcagaaaatagctgaacaatcatattgtacgatcttttgatttctatgaaggacggagttttggaatatacggaatttgcgaagttcgtacaaGACGCACAGATGGACAGGTGCGTTCTAGTGCTtctacagcaccatgctcacattctacaacaccagcatttattcataagtTAAAGTGAATCAGTTTCATAGTTTCTTAGTTGACGGGAGGCAAGCgaacttgaaacatacattatctaccttcttaaacgagtttaaactgtaatttccaacacaaaaaattggacttacccaaattttcgaccgtacgacatcggtctttgtcaaggaatgatccatccaccgctggggtgacgtcacgttatgcagatagcacacgtgactccgtgagtagtggatcgtaagtattggaaagtctgtagcgcccgccgtctctgttgagggatggtcgtagggccctgatgtaaatggcttccttgatgcCTCTTGCCACAAAGTCCGACTCAGTGTCCAGAATTTTAACTTTATCCAGTGAAACTGAATGTCCAGGGGATTCTATGTGTAAGTGCTGTGAGACTTCTGAGGAGATGGTGCTTGGGCGTTTGTGCTCGTTGAACCGGGTCTTTAGTGATCTTTCAGTTTCCCCAACGTAGGTTTCCTTACAAGGCCCTTTGATGTTTTGACCTTGGCAAGGTATATGGTAAACCACTCCGCACTTGCCTCCCTTGGGTGTCTTATCCTTGGGGGAGACTAGCAGGCTGCGCAAGGTTCTTGTTGGTTTAAAGCATGTCCTTATCCCATGTGCATTGAAAATTCTCCTAAGTCCTTCTGACAGACCTTTCACATAAGGTAGTACTACAATGCCTCTGTTGGTGTGTTTACTTTGGCACTGTTTGGAGTTAATTTGCCGTGGAGGTTTCGGTCTAGTGGCCTTATCTACTGCCCATGTGGGATACCCGCACTTCTTCAACGCATGTGTGATGTGAACTTTCTCCTCCTCTAAGTCTTTGGGGTCAGTTATGATTGTTTCCGCCCTGTGGAAGAGGGTCCGTATAACACCCAGTTTATGGTCCAGTGGGTGGTCGGATTGAAAGTtaagatattgatcagtgtgagTAGGTTTacgttacattacattacattatctACGTTGCCCCCGCGTCGCACGGATCACTCCGCCTGCCCCGCTTTACCGACATGTCCACATCCGCCTTTAGGCGCCTGCATTTTCgattataaaaggaacatttCGGGAAAATAGTCGCATGATGTGTGTGGCACGAAACGCACTCATCCTACGGAACATTCAAAGGTAAGATATGTAAGGGAAATGATGATTCTCCGTGCTTTTAATAGGTGCTAtattcgttggggggggggggggtgatgcatgtgtgtatatatgtatatactgtctgtCGGGCCGCCTCGCCGTGAACTCGAATGCCCGTTTACGATATCCACGCGACGTTTTGTTGAGGAGGTTGAGTTAATTTCCACCTGTCCACGGTAATGTCATTAACGGCAAATAGGAAGTCATGTTGCCTGTAGCGACAGAGGATATGTCTATccatgcgtttaaaaagagacacatCAATAGTGTAGTTGGGAGTTTCGCGCAAGTGCCACAATGAAAAGAAAACCGAAGCTGCAAAACAAAATCAGTGTCAGACATATACTGACTACACTTGGCTCTCTGTCCTATATTTACATGAAAAAGTCTCCAGGTTTGATGGTGACATTCTAGTACGGGTAAACTTATAAGATTATCATTAGAGGTGATATTATCACTTACTACTTCACGTAGCCAACGTCATTTTCCAACAGCCACTTGAATGTCTTGTATTTGTAATGCCCGAAGATGAGTACAAGTTGTCCGAGGTACTGTATCTCCGTTGGCTGTGTTCTGTGACAGCGTCTCTTGGCTGCAAGATAAACAAGATTTCAGATATTCACTACCAAATCACACAGGGATGGCAAGTACATTTCCATTACTGAACATTACACACCATTCACAAGTGTATTGCTGTTATTTTGGCTCACCTTCTTGAAGGGCTGTATCCTCCTTCTCCATCACTGGCCATGGTGATGTGTCTCTTGCCAGCCCTAGTCGCAGCCTTGGTCTTTTTGGCCTCTGGAGTTGGAATAAGCTTACATTGCTGGCGGTCTGCCTGAACGCTGACATCATTGATGGACAAGACTGGCAGCAGGGGATCCGCCATGGCGCCCCCTCCCCTGTTGTTTACGTTCAGGTTTTGGTCACCTACACACGAAACTAATGCACAGAAAGAAACAGGAATAAGCCTGCTTAAAGAACATTTCAAGGGCTTCAACTACATGGAAACAGTAGATAAATATGTAGGGCACAAGCCGTGATATCGAAAGGTTTCAAGCGATCATGCgatgcgcccccctcccacccctacGTTGTTTACATCATGTTTGGCCCCACGCCGATGGAAAACCACAGCATAGAATGGAACGAGACTTCACCCGTTAGATCTCAATATTAAGGGCTTCGTTTTCGTGGACACAAAGTTCAAATCGGTCAACTTAAAGTCGAGGTATGATCGAATTCCGACAATAAACTGACGACACAATAAGTATCCCCATGACCCCACCGGCCAGCGGTACGTTGTTTACATCAAGTTTAGCCCCACGCCGAAGGAAAAATACGGCACGGAATAAAACGTGACCAGTGTCGTTAGATCTACATTTCAAGGGCTTTCATTCTGTGGAAACCAAATTCAAATCGGTCGAGTTTGAGCCGAGATATGTCCAAATTCCGGCGAGAAGATGAcgagccccccctcccccctatgTTATATGTATGCTAACGTACGGCAGACGGGCTTTCTCGTAGATTTTCGAGATTTTCTCGACTCGCACCCCATCCAAATTAACAAGATCTGTCCCTTACCTGCTTCCAACTCAAACTCGGTGCGTGATATTCTGCTTCTCGGCGATTGACGGACAAAAACCTCCAAAAACCAGCTCGGTTAGCGAGTACCCGAGTAATGGCGGACGGCAGCAAAAATTCAAGCCGGGGCTGCTGCGCCCTGATTGGCCCGGAGCGTGACGTAAGCTGGACTGCCGGCCAACGGGAAGCTAGGAAAGCTGGACTCCAAGCTGGACTCCCGGCCAACCAGAAAGCTGGAAAGCTGGACTACATTGCACGTCGCCCGGTTTTGCCCCTGCGATCGGCGATGGAATCGTCCATAGTGAAATGCACTTTAGCACCGCCCCTGTGGCGTTACCAAAAAAAGCACTTTGCATCGCCATTGTGGCGTTACCAAAAATAAGAAATGACGCTGGAACGAGCCGAATACGCGTAGTGTAATGTAAATCTATCTGTCAATCTAGCTAATTTGACTTCCAACAAATCATGACGAGGGAGAATCCACTGCTTCTATCTTTTTCAGTTGAAGAACATTGCAATATCATAATATGTTTGTTCAAGTATGCTTTGATAAAAGAATTGTATTCAAGAAACTCTTTCATAGCTTTGCCGCTGCCGTTAGCGTTATCCAGGGGACACCACGGGGAGGTGACAGACGGACTTTGTCCcccaaaatgtacaataaatgtacaatatttacaataaaagtacaatatttacaacaaatgtacaatatttacagctTTGGAGGTAATTGTCCAATATGGACTACACATAGGAAATTAAAGTCTTCACTATTTACAGTTTTTTACA encodes the following:
- the LOC136422657 gene encoding uncharacterized protein is translated as MTDPLLPALSIKDVSVQEDRQQCKLIPAPEAKKTKKDTTPWPVMQNEETALQEAKRRCHRTKPTEVQYLGQLVLIFGHYRNKTFKWLLENDVSLEQPCMDV